In Macadamia integrifolia cultivar HAES 741 chromosome 12, SCU_Mint_v3, whole genome shotgun sequence, the following are encoded in one genomic region:
- the LOC122057557 gene encoding synaptotagmin-3-like isoform X1 — MGFIGSFFGIIGFAFGIPIGLFLGFLLFIFFEPSDVKEPIVTPLYDLDSNSLYDLLPEIPLWVKSPDYERVDWLNKFVFDMWPYLDKAICSTIRSMAAPIFAEYIGKFQIKSIEFESLTLGTLPPTIHGIKVYDSNEKELVIEPVVRWAGNPNITLVLKLLSLRITVQLVDLQIFAAPRVTLKPLVPSFPCFASVVVSLMEKPHVDFGLKFLGGDIMAIPGLYRFVQETIKREVGKLYLWPLILEIPILDSTMLSMKKPVGILHVTVIRAVNLLKMDFLGTSDPYVKLSLTGEKLPAKKTTVKMKNLNPEWNEEFKLIVKDPESQVLQLLVYDWDKVGTHDKLGMQVVPLRLLSPHETKEFTLDLLKNINPNDPHNKKRRGQIFVELTFKPFIEDIDRFSGPLDGYMKKGSMKGRKESMRGKEQDDVVSDGPGVLLVTVRGAEDVEGKNHNNPYALVLFRGEQKKTKMIRKNRDPSWNEEFQFMLEEAPINQRIHIEVMSKRTGFSFRHKESLGYVEINLTDVVNNGRINSKYNLIDSKNGVIHIEIQWNTI, encoded by the exons ATGGGGTTCATTGGCAGTTTTTTTGGAATTATCGGATTCGCATTCGGTATTCCAATAGGGctctttctgggttttcttcttttcatcttcttcgaACCCAGTGATGTCAAG GAGCCAATTGTTACGCCACTTTATGACTTAGATTCAAACAGTTTGTATGATCTTTTACCAGAGATTCCACTATGGGTGAAGAGTCCTGATTATGAACGA GTTGATTGGTTGAACAAGTTTGTATTTGATATGTGGCcttaccttgataag GCAATATGTAGTACAATAAGGAGCATGGCAGCACCAATATTTGCTGAGTACATTGGGAAGTTTCAGATTAAATCAATTGAGTTTGAGAGTCTAACTCTTGGAACTCTTCCTCCTACTATTCATG GGATTAAAGTGTATGATAGCAATGAGAAGGAACTAGTTATTGAGCCGGTTGTTAGATGGGCTGGGAATCCCAACATTACTCTTGTGTTGAAACTGTTGTCTCTACGAATCACAGTGCAG CTGGTGGATTTACAAATATTTGCAGCACCTCGTGTAACTTTGAAGCCACTTGTTCCTAGCTTTCCATGCTTTGCAAGCGTGGTAGTATCTCTAATGGAAAAG CCACATGTCgattttggattgaaatttCTGGGAGGTGATATCATGGCCATCCCTGGCCTGTATCGATTTGTTCAG GAAACTATCAAAAGAGAAGTTGGAAAACTTTACTTGTGGCCTCTAATCCTTGAAATACCCATTCTTGACAGCACAAT GCTGTCCATGAAGAAGCCTGTAGGCATATTACATGTTACGGTTATACGGGCAGTCAATCTCTTGAAGATGGACTTCTTGGGAACATCTGATCCATATGTGAAACTCAGTTTGACTGGTGAGAAGTTGCCGGCAAAGAAAACCACTGtcaagatgaagaacttgaatCCTGAGTGGAATGAGGAGTTCAAGCTTATTGTAAAAGATCCTGAGTCTCAAGTCCTTCAGTTACTTGTGTATGACTGGGATAAG GTTGGGACACATGACAAGCTGGGAATGCAAGTAGTACCACTGAGATTGCTTTCTCCACATGAGACAAAGGAATTTACGCTTGATTTGCTCAAGAATATTAATCCAAATGATCCCCATAATAAGAAGCGAAGAGGGCAAATTTTTGTGGAGCTGACCTTCAAACCTTTCATAGAAGACATCGACAGATTTAGTGGACCTCTGGATGGATATATGAAGAAGGGAAGTatgaaaggaaggaaggaaagtATGAGAGGAAAGGAACAAGATGATGTCGTGTCCGATGGGCCAGGGGTACTTTTGGTCACTGTCCGAGGTGCCGAGGATGTTGAGGGGAAGAATCACAATAACCCTTATGCTCTAGTACTTTTTAGaggggagcaaaagaaaactaag ATGATTAGGAAAAACCGGGATCCATCTTGGAACGAAGAATTTCAGTTCATGCTGGAAGAAGCCCCTATAAATCAGAGGATCCATATTGAAGTCATGAGTAAACGTACAGGCTTCAGTTTCAGACACAAG GAGTCCTTAGGTTATGTGGAGATAAATCTTACAGATGTAGTCAACAATGGGCGCATCAATTCGAAATACAATCTGATTGATTCAAAGAATGGAGTGATACACATTGAGATACAGTGGAATACCATTTGA
- the LOC122057557 gene encoding synaptotagmin-3-like isoform X2, producing MGFIGSFFGIIGFAFGIPIGLFLGFLLFIFFEPSDVKEPIVTPLYDLDSNSLYDLLPEIPLWVKSPDYERAICSTIRSMAAPIFAEYIGKFQIKSIEFESLTLGTLPPTIHGIKVYDSNEKELVIEPVVRWAGNPNITLVLKLLSLRITVQLVDLQIFAAPRVTLKPLVPSFPCFASVVVSLMEKPHVDFGLKFLGGDIMAIPGLYRFVQETIKREVGKLYLWPLILEIPILDSTMLSMKKPVGILHVTVIRAVNLLKMDFLGTSDPYVKLSLTGEKLPAKKTTVKMKNLNPEWNEEFKLIVKDPESQVLQLLVYDWDKVGTHDKLGMQVVPLRLLSPHETKEFTLDLLKNINPNDPHNKKRRGQIFVELTFKPFIEDIDRFSGPLDGYMKKGSMKGRKESMRGKEQDDVVSDGPGVLLVTVRGAEDVEGKNHNNPYALVLFRGEQKKTKMIRKNRDPSWNEEFQFMLEEAPINQRIHIEVMSKRTGFSFRHKESLGYVEINLTDVVNNGRINSKYNLIDSKNGVIHIEIQWNTI from the exons ATGGGGTTCATTGGCAGTTTTTTTGGAATTATCGGATTCGCATTCGGTATTCCAATAGGGctctttctgggttttcttcttttcatcttcttcgaACCCAGTGATGTCAAG GAGCCAATTGTTACGCCACTTTATGACTTAGATTCAAACAGTTTGTATGATCTTTTACCAGAGATTCCACTATGGGTGAAGAGTCCTGATTATGAACGA GCAATATGTAGTACAATAAGGAGCATGGCAGCACCAATATTTGCTGAGTACATTGGGAAGTTTCAGATTAAATCAATTGAGTTTGAGAGTCTAACTCTTGGAACTCTTCCTCCTACTATTCATG GGATTAAAGTGTATGATAGCAATGAGAAGGAACTAGTTATTGAGCCGGTTGTTAGATGGGCTGGGAATCCCAACATTACTCTTGTGTTGAAACTGTTGTCTCTACGAATCACAGTGCAG CTGGTGGATTTACAAATATTTGCAGCACCTCGTGTAACTTTGAAGCCACTTGTTCCTAGCTTTCCATGCTTTGCAAGCGTGGTAGTATCTCTAATGGAAAAG CCACATGTCgattttggattgaaatttCTGGGAGGTGATATCATGGCCATCCCTGGCCTGTATCGATTTGTTCAG GAAACTATCAAAAGAGAAGTTGGAAAACTTTACTTGTGGCCTCTAATCCTTGAAATACCCATTCTTGACAGCACAAT GCTGTCCATGAAGAAGCCTGTAGGCATATTACATGTTACGGTTATACGGGCAGTCAATCTCTTGAAGATGGACTTCTTGGGAACATCTGATCCATATGTGAAACTCAGTTTGACTGGTGAGAAGTTGCCGGCAAAGAAAACCACTGtcaagatgaagaacttgaatCCTGAGTGGAATGAGGAGTTCAAGCTTATTGTAAAAGATCCTGAGTCTCAAGTCCTTCAGTTACTTGTGTATGACTGGGATAAG GTTGGGACACATGACAAGCTGGGAATGCAAGTAGTACCACTGAGATTGCTTTCTCCACATGAGACAAAGGAATTTACGCTTGATTTGCTCAAGAATATTAATCCAAATGATCCCCATAATAAGAAGCGAAGAGGGCAAATTTTTGTGGAGCTGACCTTCAAACCTTTCATAGAAGACATCGACAGATTTAGTGGACCTCTGGATGGATATATGAAGAAGGGAAGTatgaaaggaaggaaggaaagtATGAGAGGAAAGGAACAAGATGATGTCGTGTCCGATGGGCCAGGGGTACTTTTGGTCACTGTCCGAGGTGCCGAGGATGTTGAGGGGAAGAATCACAATAACCCTTATGCTCTAGTACTTTTTAGaggggagcaaaagaaaactaag ATGATTAGGAAAAACCGGGATCCATCTTGGAACGAAGAATTTCAGTTCATGCTGGAAGAAGCCCCTATAAATCAGAGGATCCATATTGAAGTCATGAGTAAACGTACAGGCTTCAGTTTCAGACACAAG GAGTCCTTAGGTTATGTGGAGATAAATCTTACAGATGTAGTCAACAATGGGCGCATCAATTCGAAATACAATCTGATTGATTCAAAGAATGGAGTGATACACATTGAGATACAGTGGAATACCATTTGA